The following are encoded in a window of Candidatus Methylomirabilota bacterium genomic DNA:
- a CDS encoding enoyl-CoA hydratase/isomerase family protein, translating to MTTTANITLTRDGVIATVTLNRPDRRNSLSDEMLTDLGAAFIELRDDRSIRVVIVTGAPPVFSAGADAGHAKATTAEERRRLFASRKSQFRRLFERANTTLENLEQATIAAMNGHAVGGGWGLALACDFRLAAAEAQFWIPEVDLGVPLGIGTTTRFVRLVGPARAKEIIMGCARYSAAEAQAWGLVHRVVPGVELAKATREYAERLAAKPTKPLAEVKARINAIARTGIPEVNAMTEGFLDRE from the coding sequence ATGACCACGACCGCGAACATCACGCTCACCCGCGACGGAGTCATCGCCACCGTCACGCTCAATCGCCCCGACCGCCGCAACTCGCTGAGCGACGAGATGCTGACCGACCTGGGCGCGGCCTTCATCGAGCTGCGCGACGATCGATCGATCCGCGTGGTGATCGTGACCGGCGCGCCGCCGGTGTTCTCCGCCGGGGCCGACGCCGGTCACGCCAAGGCCACCACCGCCGAGGAGCGGCGGCGCCTCTTCGCCTCGCGCAAGAGCCAGTTCCGCCGGCTCTTCGAGCGCGCCAACACCACGCTGGAGAACCTCGAGCAGGCCACCATCGCCGCGATGAACGGTCACGCGGTCGGGGGCGGCTGGGGGCTCGCGCTGGCCTGTGACTTCCGGCTGGCCGCCGCGGAGGCGCAGTTCTGGATCCCGGAGGTGGACCTGGGCGTGCCGCTCGGCATCGGCACCACGACCCGTTTCGTGCGGCTGGTCGGCCCCGCCCGGGCCAAGGAGATCATCATGGGCTGCGCGCGCTACTCCGCGGCCGAGGCGCAGGCCTGGGGCCTCGTGCATCGCGTGGTGCCCGGGGTCGAGCTGGCCAAGGCCACGCGCGAGTACGCCGAGCGCCTCGCGGCCAAGCCCACGAAGCCGCTGGCCGAGGTGAAGGCCCGCATCAACGCGATCGCCCGCACCGGCATTCCCGAGGTCAACGCGATGACCGAGGGCTTCCTCGACCGCGAGTGA
- a CDS encoding MFS transporter — protein sequence MAADRGQRWRMWGIPALVFLIAFLHRAAPGVIAKDLMQAFGMTGTELGLLSAMYFYSYAGFMVPGGVLIDSLGPRRVITAGGAVMGLGSLAMGLAASPLVLFTGRLLVGLGAAVTFTGALKIAASWFPPTQFGMMSALTATVGVLGALIGNAPLAALAAHLSWRGALVIIGAVTIAGALLCLALVRDQPAAARHRAGRGPSFREVMTGTLAVVRNRYTWPPFLCFFFLYAAMGNFFLWSVPFLRDVYGLGSTQAALYASLPSMALLVSAPLTGYLSDRVLHRRKLPYTILATGQFVVWLGFLVTLGTLPLSLVCLLFLLLGVVGGGFVLTWPLGAEVNPPRLAGIAVAVTNLGGFVGAALTQGPVGAVLDARWTGALLDGARLYPVAAYCGAFAVCALLVLVGAGISFLLEETRGQNVYQRLRPSRSRREAAPRMSPGGS from the coding sequence ATGGCCGCCGACCGGGGACAGCGCTGGCGGATGTGGGGCATCCCCGCCCTGGTCTTCCTGATCGCGTTCCTGCACCGGGCGGCGCCCGGCGTCATCGCGAAGGACCTGATGCAGGCCTTCGGCATGACCGGCACCGAGCTGGGCCTGCTCTCCGCGATGTACTTCTACTCCTACGCGGGCTTCATGGTGCCGGGCGGCGTCCTCATCGACAGCCTCGGCCCGCGCCGGGTCATCACCGCGGGCGGGGCGGTGATGGGCCTGGGCTCCCTCGCGATGGGGCTCGCGGCGAGCCCGCTCGTGCTCTTCACGGGTCGGCTGCTGGTCGGCCTGGGCGCCGCGGTCACCTTCACGGGCGCGCTGAAGATCGCGGCCTCGTGGTTTCCGCCCACGCAGTTCGGCATGATGTCGGCGCTGACCGCCACCGTCGGCGTCCTCGGCGCGCTGATCGGCAACGCCCCGCTCGCCGCGCTGGCCGCGCATCTCTCCTGGCGCGGCGCGCTGGTCATCATCGGCGCGGTCACGATCGCGGGCGCGCTGCTCTGCCTGGCGCTGGTGCGCGACCAGCCCGCGGCCGCGCGGCACCGGGCGGGGCGCGGCCCGTCGTTTCGCGAGGTCATGACCGGCACGCTGGCCGTGGTGCGCAATCGGTATACCTGGCCGCCGTTCCTGTGCTTCTTCTTCCTCTACGCCGCGATGGGGAATTTCTTCCTCTGGAGCGTGCCCTTCCTCCGTGACGTCTACGGGCTCGGCTCCACCCAGGCGGCGCTCTACGCCTCGCTGCCCTCGATGGCGCTGCTCGTCTCTGCCCCGCTCACCGGCTATCTCTCCGACCGGGTTCTCCACCGACGCAAGCTGCCCTACACGATCCTCGCCACCGGCCAGTTCGTGGTCTGGCTCGGGTTCCTGGTGACGCTGGGCACCCTGCCGCTGTCCTTGGTCTGCCTGCTGTTCCTGCTCCTGGGCGTGGTCGGCGGCGGCTTCGTGCTCACCTGGCCGCTCGGCGCCGAGGTGAACCCGCCGCGGCTGGCCGGCATCGCGGTCGCGGTGACCAATCTGGGCGGCTTCGTCGGCGCCGCGTTGACCCAGGGGCCGGTCGGCGCGGTCCTCGACGCGCGCTGGACGGGCGCGCTGCTCGACGGGGCACGGTTGTACCCGGTCGCGGCCTACTGCGGCGCCTTCGCGGTGTGCGCGCTGCTGGTGCTGGTGGGCGCCGGGATCAGCTTCCTGCTCGAGGAGACCCGGGGGCAGAACGTGTACCAGCGGCTCCGGCCGTCGCGCTCGCGCCGGGAAGCCGCGCCCCGCATGTCTCCGGGGGGATCCTGA
- a CDS encoding CoA-transferase codes for MKEPRESGFTDRELMVIAAAREIRDDDVVFVGMRLPLIAFAYAKRTHAPGAVGLFENGIVRDQPSPETLLTMSDPPNISGALWCTGTIEIMALLQQGLVDLGFIGGAEIDRFGNLNTSYIGDWHRPKVRLPGSGGGADIASLARRFVVIMPQEKHRFRERVDFITSPGFGDGPGWRERVGLAGGGPAAVVTTLGVFRFDAATCAMYLASYHPGQSVESVRAATGFDLAAAADVGPTPTPTPAELAIVRECDPAGFWTR; via the coding sequence ATGAAAGAGCCGCGAGAGTCGGGCTTCACGGATCGCGAGCTCATGGTCATCGCCGCCGCGCGTGAGATCCGTGACGACGACGTCGTGTTCGTCGGCATGCGCTTGCCCCTCATCGCCTTCGCGTACGCCAAGCGGACGCACGCCCCCGGCGCGGTCGGCCTCTTCGAGAACGGAATCGTCCGCGATCAGCCGTCGCCCGAGACGCTCTTGACCATGAGCGACCCGCCCAACATCTCGGGCGCGCTCTGGTGCACGGGCACCATCGAGATCATGGCCTTGCTCCAGCAGGGTCTGGTGGACCTGGGCTTCATCGGGGGAGCCGAGATCGACCGATTCGGCAACCTGAACACCTCGTACATCGGCGACTGGCATCGGCCGAAGGTCCGGCTGCCCGGCAGCGGCGGCGGGGCCGACATCGCGAGCCTGGCCCGCCGCTTCGTGGTCATCATGCCGCAGGAGAAGCACCGCTTCCGGGAGCGCGTGGACTTCATCACCTCGCCCGGCTTCGGCGACGGCCCCGGCTGGCGCGAGCGCGTCGGCCTCGCCGGCGGCGGGCCCGCGGCGGTCGTCACCACGCTCGGCGTCTTCCGCTTCGATGCGGCCACGTGCGCGATGTACCTGGCCTCGTACCACCCGGGGCAGAGCGTGGAGAGCGTGCGCGCCGCCACCGGGTTCGACCTCGCGGCCGCGGCCGACGTCGGACCGACCCCGACGCCGACCCCGGCCGAGCTGGCCATCGTGCGCGAGTGCGATCCGGCCGGGTTCTGGACCCGCTGA
- a CDS encoding ABC transporter permease, which translates to MSVDVSLIETAASAPLAPQLGWLGHVVTFVRTQPLGAVGAFIILAMLVVALTAPWLAPYDPYQPDYAAQFVRPVAEHWFGTDEFGRDVLSRVMYGARIALFVGFAASLAGCSIGATLGVVSAYCGGTADLLLERMMDILLAFPQLILALAVASILGPAVPNVVIAVSIPIIPRAARVVRATALSIKQNQYVEAAHGLGASHARVVAQHILPNVLAPYLIMLTAQLGTAILAEAALSYLGLGAAEPTPSWGLMLSGSAPAYAEKAPWIGLFPGVAISLAVFGFSLFGDSLRDALDPKLRGR; encoded by the coding sequence ATGAGCGTCGACGTCTCGCTGATCGAGACGGCGGCTTCGGCGCCCCTGGCCCCGCAGCTCGGCTGGCTCGGCCACGTGGTGACCTTCGTCCGCACCCAGCCGCTGGGCGCGGTCGGCGCCTTCATCATCCTGGCCATGCTGGTCGTCGCGCTCACCGCCCCCTGGCTGGCGCCCTACGATCCCTACCAGCCCGACTATGCGGCCCAGTTCGTGCGGCCCGTCGCCGAGCACTGGTTCGGAACCGACGAGTTCGGGCGTGACGTGCTGAGCCGAGTCATGTACGGGGCGCGCATCGCCCTGTTCGTCGGCTTCGCCGCCTCGCTCGCCGGCTGCTCGATCGGCGCCACGCTGGGCGTCGTGAGCGCCTACTGCGGCGGGACCGCCGATCTCCTGCTCGAGCGGATGATGGACATCCTGCTCGCGTTCCCCCAGCTGATCCTGGCCCTCGCGGTGGCCTCGATCCTGGGCCCGGCGGTGCCCAACGTGGTGATCGCGGTGTCCATCCCGATCATCCCGCGGGCGGCCCGGGTGGTGCGGGCCACCGCGCTCTCGATCAAGCAGAACCAGTACGTGGAAGCGGCCCACGGCCTCGGGGCCTCGCACGCGCGCGTGGTGGCGCAGCACATCCTGCCCAACGTGCTCGCGCCCTACCTGATCATGCTCACCGCGCAGCTCGGCACCGCGATCCTCGCCGAGGCCGCGCTCTCCTACCTGGGCCTCGGCGCCGCGGAGCCGACGCCGTCGTGGGGGCTGATGCTCTCCGGCTCGGCGCCGGCGTACGCCGAGAAGGCTCCGTGGATCGGCCTGTTCCCCGGGGTCGCCATCAGCCTGGCCGTCTTCGGCTTCAGCCTCTTCGGCGACTCCCTGCGCGACGCGCTCGACCCGAAGCTGCGCGGCCGCTAG